In a single window of the Carassius auratus strain Wakin unplaced genomic scaffold, ASM336829v1 scaf_tig00018649, whole genome shotgun sequence genome:
- the LOC113076091 gene encoding filamin A-interacting protein 1-like isoform X2 codes for MTAKLTSEDAQNRQLRQKLSALSRQLDELEETNKTLHRAEEELQELRDKMSRGECGNSSLVSEVEELRKRVLEMEGKDEELIKMEDMCRDLNRKLEKESNQSRSLKAEVDKLNHRIMDLEKLEDAFGKSKQECNSLKSNLEKERTMTKHMSNELDVLRVRIKELEATEVHLEKMELSLKEDLTKLKTLTVMLVDERKAMAEKLKLMEDKVQNSTGKLQAEQDKVNTVTEKLIEESKRALRSKAELEEKMCFATRERDELKTKLKAEEEKNSDLQSKVSMMKKRLQSLEAVERELLRNKAKEELTKSPVPYHYQQEDNKVKDLTQEVERLRRKLKEMKAVEGDLLKTEDEFESLEKRYSNEQERAKSLMEELEISRKELSKFQLAEKEESNQEHILYKRLKEEEAKSSHLTREVEALKEKIHEYMGTEESICRLNTDHTTLQRKLTQQEVRNKELAREMETLTRELERYRRFSKSLRPGMNGRRFSDLQVSTKEVQTDPTESLSPNYKNLAPLERALVNGKLYVESDPEDEVNYNEINLTKCSPSHMNNVNNLNNNMRRVRGPFLKTREIQHPINGMTQPRQNGNHVQQGDLFLAHSPGQPLHIKVTPDHGHNMATLEITSPTTENAQSYTSTAVIPTSGAPPKQRITILQNSPISPSNKPKGSPPPPESPCSPGTPDRSMSPLTMAAYSQTLASESCGSVTPDRAMSPIQIVSVTTGSPDRLEPIELVGGHTVFRVSPERQNSWQLQRSNSSGPNVITTDDNKIHIHLGSPYIQAVNTTAKSIPYYSLGPEQRIPVLTSGTPAKGNNKITSSIVIKPTSSPISRPSQITMPLESFRRPGPTRIPKPKGFSAAKGSNNSVQTPLNSGKCVSNNLNLMNQPTKS; via the exons ATGACTGCCAAACTGACCAGTGAAGATGCCCAGAACAGACAGCTGCGGCAGAAGCTCTCCGCCCTCAGCCGACAGTTAGATGAGCTGGAAGAAACCAACAAGACCCTGCACAGAGCGGAGGAAGAACTGCAGGAGCTGCGGGATAAAATGAGCCGAGGGGAGTGCGGTAACTCCAGCCTAGTATCAGAGGTGGAGGAGTTGAGGAAACGAGTGCTTGAAATGGAGGGAAAGGATGAAGAGTTGATCAAGATGGAGGACATGTGCAGGGACCTCAACAGAAAGCTGGAGAAGGAGTCAAACCAGAGCCGTAGCTTGAAAGCAGAGGTGGACAAGTTGAATCACAGAATCATGGACCTTGAAAAGCTAGAAGATGCCTTTGGGAAGAGTAAGCAGGAGTGCAATTCACTGAAAAGCAACCTAGAGAAAGAGCGGACCATGACTAAACACATGTCCAATGAACTAGATGTGCTGAGAGTCAGAATCAAAGAGCTTGAAGCTACCGAGGTTCATTTGGAGAAGATGGAGCTGTCGCTGAAAGAGGATCTGACAAAACTGAAAACACTGACTGTCATGCTGGTGGATGAGAGAAAAGCCATGGCTGAAAAGTTAAAGCTGATGGAGGACAAAGTGCAAAACAGCACTGGCAAACTGCAGGCAGAACAAGACAAAGTCAACACCGTCACTGAAAAACTGATCGAAGAGAGCAAGAGAGCTCTGCGGTCAAAGGCCGAACTGGAGGAGAAGATGTGTTTTGCCACTAGAGAGAGGGACGAGCTCAAAACTAAGCTAAAAGCAGAAGAAGAGAAAAACAGTGACCTTCAGTCCAAGGTCAGCATGATGAAAAAGCGGCTTCAGTCACTGGAAGCAGTGGAAAGAGAATTATTGAGGAACAAGGCCAAAGAGGAGCTCACAAAGAGCCCCGTTCCTTATCACTACCAACAAGAAGACAACAAAGTGAAAGATTTGACCCAGGAAGTGGAACGCCTCAGGAGGAAGTTAAAGGAGATGAAGGCGGTTGAGGGTGATCTATTGAAAACTGAAGATGAGTTTGAATCCCTGGAAAAGAGATATTCCAATGAACAGGAACGAGCAAAATCCTTGATGGAGGAGCTGGAGATCTCCAGGAAGGAACTGTCCAAGTTCCAGTTGGCTGAGAAAGAGGAATCCAACCAAgagcatatactgtataaacgTCTGAAAGAGGAAGAGGCCAAATCCAGCCATCTCACTAGAGAGGTCGAAGCCCTCAAAGAGAAGATCCATGAGTACATGGGCACAGAGGAATCCATCTGCCGCTTGAACACAGACCACACGACCCTACAGAGAAAACTCACCCAGCAAGAGGTCAGGAACAAAGAGCTGGCCAGAGAGATGGAGACCCTTACACGAGAACTCGAGAGATACCGCCGCTTCAGTAAGAGTCTAAGGCCGGGCATGAACGGAAGACGTTTCTCAGATCTCCAAGTCTCCACAAAGGAGGTGCAGACGGACCCAACAGAGAGCCTATCCCCAAATTACAAGAACCTTGCACCACTGGAACGTGCCTTGGTCAACGGAAAGCTATACGTGGAGAGTGATCCGGAGGATGAGGTTAATTACAATGAGATCAACCTCACAAAATGCAGTCCTTCACACATGAACAATGTCAACAATCTTAACAACAACATGAGAAGAGTCAGAGGCCCTTTTCTTAAGACTAGAGAAATCCAGCATCCAATAAATGGCATGACACAACCGAGACAGAATGGTAATCATGTTCAACAGGGAGACCTGTTCCTTGCACACAGTCCTGGACAACCCCTCCATATCAAAGTGACCCCTGACCACGGGCACAACATGGCAACTCTTGAGATCACGAGTCCCACCACAGAGAACGCCCAGTCCTATACAAGCACAGCGGTCATCCCGACAAGCGGCGCCCCTCCAAAACAGCGCATTACGATCCTCCAGAACTCACCAATCTCACCTTCCAACAAGCCCAAGggttctcctcctcctccggaGAGTCCATGCAGCCCAGGCACGCCTGATCGATCCATGTCGCCGCTCACCATGGCAGCCTATTCACAAACTCTAGCTTCGGAGTCCTGCGGATCGGTGACCCCGGACCGAGCCATGTCGCCCATTCAGATTGTGTCCGTTACCACCGGAAGCCCTGACCGGTTGGAGCCGATAGAGCTTGTGGGAGGTCATACGGTTTTCCGTGTGAGCCCGGAAAGGCAGAACAGCTGGCAACTGCAAAGGTCCAACAGCTCAGGTCCGAATGTCATTACCACTGACGACAATAAAATCCATATTCACTTAGGGAGCCCCTACATTCAAGCTGTAAACACCACAGCCAAATCCATCCCCTATTACTCCCTCGGGCCGGAGCAAAGGATCCCTGTGCTAACCAGTGGCACTCCAGCCAAAGGAAACAACAAAATCACAAGCAGCATCGTGATAAAGCCCACATCCAGTCCAATCTCACGACCCTCACAAATTACA ATGCCTCTGGAATCATTCCGGCGTCCTGGACCCACCAGGATTCCCAAACCCAAAGGCTTCAGTGCAGCGAAAGGGTCAAACAACTCTGTGCAAACCCCACTGAACTCTGGGAAATGTGTGTCTAACAACCTGAACCTGATGAACCAGCCTACCAAATCATGA
- the LOC113076091 gene encoding filamin A-interacting protein 1-like isoform X1, with protein MLEDVVKGKLSPVRGRAQQQMSEHEESPGMRHAHEDTASVQRNLKDSRRRAERESRDLSRDDLLFLLSMLEGELQARDEVITVLKADKIDLALLEAKYGFVTPPKVLQALQRDAIQAKSSWQEDIYEKPMSELDRLVEKQRETYRRMLEQLLLVEQAHRQTLHRLEDEKRNHSDFMRKSDEFTGLLEQERERLKLLIDQEKAYQERKEEENNKKVTNLKDELTKLKSFALLVVDEQQRLAKQLTQQTTKVQELQNTATQAQEELSSTQTRLQEEENKVLRLEEELRNQACHFHQELEAMTAKLTSEDAQNRQLRQKLSALSRQLDELEETNKTLHRAEEELQELRDKMSRGECGNSSLVSEVEELRKRVLEMEGKDEELIKMEDMCRDLNRKLEKESNQSRSLKAEVDKLNHRIMDLEKLEDAFGKSKQECNSLKSNLEKERTMTKHMSNELDVLRVRIKELEATEVHLEKMELSLKEDLTKLKTLTVMLVDERKAMAEKLKLMEDKVQNSTGKLQAEQDKVNTVTEKLIEESKRALRSKAELEEKMCFATRERDELKTKLKAEEEKNSDLQSKVSMMKKRLQSLEAVERELLRNKAKEELTKSPVPYHYQQEDNKVKDLTQEVERLRRKLKEMKAVEGDLLKTEDEFESLEKRYSNEQERAKSLMEELEISRKELSKFQLAEKEESNQEHILYKRLKEEEAKSSHLTREVEALKEKIHEYMGTEESICRLNTDHTTLQRKLTQQEVRNKELAREMETLTRELERYRRFSKSLRPGMNGRRFSDLQVSTKEVQTDPTESLSPNYKNLAPLERALVNGKLYVESDPEDEVNYNEINLTKCSPSHMNNVNNLNNNMRRVRGPFLKTREIQHPINGMTQPRQNGNHVQQGDLFLAHSPGQPLHIKVTPDHGHNMATLEITSPTTENAQSYTSTAVIPTSGAPPKQRITILQNSPISPSNKPKGSPPPPESPCSPGTPDRSMSPLTMAAYSQTLASESCGSVTPDRAMSPIQIVSVTTGSPDRLEPIELVGGHTVFRVSPERQNSWQLQRSNSSGPNVITTDDNKIHIHLGSPYIQAVNTTAKSIPYYSLGPEQRIPVLTSGTPAKGNNKITSSIVIKPTSSPISRPSQITMPLESFRRPGPTRIPKPKGFSAAKGSNNSVQTPLNSGKCVSNNLNLMNQPTKS; from the exons ATGCTGGAAGACGTGGTGAAGGGGAAGCTGTCTCCGGTCAGAGGACGAGCGCAGCAGCAGATGTCCGAGCACGAGGAGAGTCCTGGGATGAGACACGCTCATGAAGACACGGCCTCCGTCCAGAGGAACCTGAAGGACAGCAGACGGCGAGCGGAGAGAGAGAGCCGAGACCTCTCACGAGAcgacctcctcttcctcctcagcaTGCTGGAAGGAGAACTGCAG GCCAGAGACGAGGTGATCACCGTCCTCAAAGCGGATAAAATCGATCTGGCTCTGCTGGAGGCCAAATACGGCTTCGTGACGCCGCCGAAGGTGCTCCAGGCGCTGCAGAGAGACGCCATCCAGGCCAAGAGCAGCTGGCAGGAGGACATCTACGAGAAGCCCATGAGCGAG CTGGACAGGCTGGTGGAGAAGCAGCGGGAGACCTACAGACGGATGCTGgagcagctgctgctggtggagCAAGCTCACAGACAGACACTCCACCGCCTCGAGGATGAGAAGAGGAACCACAGCGACTTCATGAGGAAGAGCGACGAGTTCACCGGCCTGctggagcaggagagagagag ACTGAAACTGCTCATTGATCAGGAAAAGGCATACCAGGAGAGAAAAGAGGAAGAGAACAATAAAAAAGTCACAAATCTGAAGGACGAGCTGACCAAGCTAAAGTCTTTTGCCCTGCTAGTGGTTGACGAACAGCAGCGGCTAGCAAAGCAGCTGACCCAACAAACAACGAAGGTCCAGGAACTCCAGAATACTGCCACTCAAGCCCAAGAGGAGCTGAGCTCCACCCAAACCCGGCTGCAAGAAGAGGAGAACAAAGTCCTTCGCTTGGAGGAGGAGCTGCGCAACCAGGCCTGCCATTTCCACCAAGAACTGGAAGCCATGACTGCCAAACTGACCAGTGAAGATGCCCAGAACAGACAGCTGCGGCAGAAGCTCTCCGCCCTCAGCCGACAGTTAGATGAGCTGGAAGAAACCAACAAGACCCTGCACAGAGCGGAGGAAGAACTGCAGGAGCTGCGGGATAAAATGAGCCGAGGGGAGTGCGGTAACTCCAGCCTAGTATCAGAGGTGGAGGAGTTGAGGAAACGAGTGCTTGAAATGGAGGGAAAGGATGAAGAGTTGATCAAGATGGAGGACATGTGCAGGGACCTCAACAGAAAGCTGGAGAAGGAGTCAAACCAGAGCCGTAGCTTGAAAGCAGAGGTGGACAAGTTGAATCACAGAATCATGGACCTTGAAAAGCTAGAAGATGCCTTTGGGAAGAGTAAGCAGGAGTGCAATTCACTGAAAAGCAACCTAGAGAAAGAGCGGACCATGACTAAACACATGTCCAATGAACTAGATGTGCTGAGAGTCAGAATCAAAGAGCTTGAAGCTACCGAGGTTCATTTGGAGAAGATGGAGCTGTCGCTGAAAGAGGATCTGACAAAACTGAAAACACTGACTGTCATGCTGGTGGATGAGAGAAAAGCCATGGCTGAAAAGTTAAAGCTGATGGAGGACAAAGTGCAAAACAGCACTGGCAAACTGCAGGCAGAACAAGACAAAGTCAACACCGTCACTGAAAAACTGATCGAAGAGAGCAAGAGAGCTCTGCGGTCAAAGGCCGAACTGGAGGAGAAGATGTGTTTTGCCACTAGAGAGAGGGACGAGCTCAAAACTAAGCTAAAAGCAGAAGAAGAGAAAAACAGTGACCTTCAGTCCAAGGTCAGCATGATGAAAAAGCGGCTTCAGTCACTGGAAGCAGTGGAAAGAGAATTATTGAGGAACAAGGCCAAAGAGGAGCTCACAAAGAGCCCCGTTCCTTATCACTACCAACAAGAAGACAACAAAGTGAAAGATTTGACCCAGGAAGTGGAACGCCTCAGGAGGAAGTTAAAGGAGATGAAGGCGGTTGAGGGTGATCTATTGAAAACTGAAGATGAGTTTGAATCCCTGGAAAAGAGATATTCCAATGAACAGGAACGAGCAAAATCCTTGATGGAGGAGCTGGAGATCTCCAGGAAGGAACTGTCCAAGTTCCAGTTGGCTGAGAAAGAGGAATCCAACCAAgagcatatactgtataaacgTCTGAAAGAGGAAGAGGCCAAATCCAGCCATCTCACTAGAGAGGTCGAAGCCCTCAAAGAGAAGATCCATGAGTACATGGGCACAGAGGAATCCATCTGCCGCTTGAACACAGACCACACGACCCTACAGAGAAAACTCACCCAGCAAGAGGTCAGGAACAAAGAGCTGGCCAGAGAGATGGAGACCCTTACACGAGAACTCGAGAGATACCGCCGCTTCAGTAAGAGTCTAAGGCCGGGCATGAACGGAAGACGTTTCTCAGATCTCCAAGTCTCCACAAAGGAGGTGCAGACGGACCCAACAGAGAGCCTATCCCCAAATTACAAGAACCTTGCACCACTGGAACGTGCCTTGGTCAACGGAAAGCTATACGTGGAGAGTGATCCGGAGGATGAGGTTAATTACAATGAGATCAACCTCACAAAATGCAGTCCTTCACACATGAACAATGTCAACAATCTTAACAACAACATGAGAAGAGTCAGAGGCCCTTTTCTTAAGACTAGAGAAATCCAGCATCCAATAAATGGCATGACACAACCGAGACAGAATGGTAATCATGTTCAACAGGGAGACCTGTTCCTTGCACACAGTCCTGGACAACCCCTCCATATCAAAGTGACCCCTGACCACGGGCACAACATGGCAACTCTTGAGATCACGAGTCCCACCACAGAGAACGCCCAGTCCTATACAAGCACAGCGGTCATCCCGACAAGCGGCGCCCCTCCAAAACAGCGCATTACGATCCTCCAGAACTCACCAATCTCACCTTCCAACAAGCCCAAGggttctcctcctcctccggaGAGTCCATGCAGCCCAGGCACGCCTGATCGATCCATGTCGCCGCTCACCATGGCAGCCTATTCACAAACTCTAGCTTCGGAGTCCTGCGGATCGGTGACCCCGGACCGAGCCATGTCGCCCATTCAGATTGTGTCCGTTACCACCGGAAGCCCTGACCGGTTGGAGCCGATAGAGCTTGTGGGAGGTCATACGGTTTTCCGTGTGAGCCCGGAAAGGCAGAACAGCTGGCAACTGCAAAGGTCCAACAGCTCAGGTCCGAATGTCATTACCACTGACGACAATAAAATCCATATTCACTTAGGGAGCCCCTACATTCAAGCTGTAAACACCACAGCCAAATCCATCCCCTATTACTCCCTCGGGCCGGAGCAAAGGATCCCTGTGCTAACCAGTGGCACTCCAGCCAAAGGAAACAACAAAATCACAAGCAGCATCGTGATAAAGCCCACATCCAGTCCAATCTCACGACCCTCACAAATTACA ATGCCTCTGGAATCATTCCGGCGTCCTGGACCCACCAGGATTCCCAAACCCAAAGGCTTCAGTGCAGCGAAAGGGTCAAACAACTCTGTGCAAACCCCACTGAACTCTGGGAAATGTGTGTCTAACAACCTGAACCTGATGAACCAGCCTACCAAATCATGA